A genomic stretch from Canis lupus baileyi chromosome 3, mCanLup2.hap1, whole genome shotgun sequence includes:
- the GAS8 gene encoding dynein regulatory complex subunit 4 isoform X2: MAPKKKGKKGKTKGTPIVDGLAPEDMSKEQVEEHISRIREELDREREERNYFQLERDKIHTFWEITRRQLEEKKAELRNKDREMEEAEERHQVEIKVYKQKVKHLLYEHQNNLTEMKAEGTVVMKLAQKEHHTQEGILRKDMRALKVELKEQELANEVVVKNLRLKHTEEITKMRNDFERQVREIEAKYDKKMKMLRDELDLQRKTEIHEVEERKNGQINMLMQRHEEAFADIKNYYNDITLNNLALINSLKEQMEDMRKKEDHLEKEMMEVSMQNKRLADPLQKARDDMNEMQKKLRNYEWDKQILIVQQERDELYRKFTAAILEVQQKVGFKNLVLERKLQALSAAVEKKEVQFNEVLAASNLDPTALTLVSRKLEDVLESKNTTIKDLQYELARVCKAHNDLLRTYEAKLLAFGIPLDNVGFKPLETAVIGQTLGQGPAGLVGTPT, from the exons GTGGAGGAGCATATCAGCCGCATCCGCGAGGAGCTGGACCGTGAACGCGAGGAGCGCAACTACTTCCAATTAGAGCGGGACAAGATCCACACCTTCTGGGAGATCACACGGAGGCAGCTGGAGGAGAAGAAGGCTGAGCTGCGCAACAAAGACCGGGAGATGGAGGAGGCTGAGGAGAGGCATCAGGTTGAGATCAAG GTCTACAAGCAGAAGGTGAAACACCTGCTGTACGAGCATCAGAACAACCTGACAGAGATGAAGGCCGAGGGCACCGTGGTCATGAAGCTGGCCCAGAAGGAGCACCACACACAGGAGGGTATACTACGCAAAGATATGCGGGCGCTAAAGGTGGAGCTCAAGGAGCAGGAGTTGGCCAACGAGGTGGTGGTGAAGAACCTGCGGCTG AAGCACACTGAGGAGATCACCAAGATGCGGAATGACTTTGAGAGGCAAGTGCGAG AAATTGAGGCCAAGTATGATAAAAAGATGAAGATGCTTAGGGACGAGCTTGACCTGCAGAGAAAGACTGAGATCCATgaggtggaggagaggaagaatgGCCAGATCAACATGCTGATGCAGCGGCATGAAGAGGCCTTTGCAGACATCAAGAACTACTACAACGACATCACCCTCAACAATCTGGCCCTCATCAACTCCCTCAAG GAACAAATGGAGGACATGCGCAAGAAGGAAGATCACCTCGAGAAGGAGATGATGGAGGTGTCTATGCAGAACAAGCGCCTGGCAGACCCTCTCCAGAAGGCTCGGGATGACATGAACGAAATGCAGAAGAAGCTCAGGAACTATGAgtgggacaagcagattctgatT GTGCAGCAGGAGCGGGATGAGCTATATCGGAAATTCACTGCAGCCATCCTGGAGGTACAGCAGAAGGTGGGCTTCAAAAACCTGGTTCTGGAGCGTAAGCTACAGGCGCTGAGTGCTGCTGTGGAGAAGAAAGAGGTGCAGTTCAATGAGGTGCTGGCGGCTTCCAACCTGGACCCCACAGCGCTGACCCTCGTGTCCCGCAAACTGGAG GACGTTCTAGAATCGAAGAACACTACTATCAAGGACTTGCAGTATGAGCTGGCCCGGGTCTGCAAG GCCCACAATGACCTGCTGCGCACCTATGAGGCGAAGCTCCTGGCCTTTGGGATCCCTCTGGACAACGTGGGCTTCAAGCCTCTGGAGACGGCTGTGATTGGGCAGACCCTGGGCCAGGGCCCTGCGGGACTTGTGGGCACACCAACGTAG
- the GAS8 gene encoding dynein regulatory complex subunit 4 isoform X3, with translation MKHTEEITKMRNDFERQVREIEAKYDKKMKMLRDELDLQRKTEIHEVEERKNGQINMLMQRHEEAFADIKNYYNDITLNNLALINSLKEQMEDMRKKEDHLEKEMMEVSMQNKRLADPLQKARDDMNEMQKKLRNYEWDKQILICTKARLKVAEKELKALQWEHEVLEQRFLKVQQERDELYRKFTAAILEVQQKVGFKNLVLERKLQALSAAVEKKEVQFNEVLAASNLDPTALTLVSRKLEDVLESKNTTIKDLQYELARVCKAHNDLLRTYEAKLLAFGIPLDNVGFKPLETAVIGQTLGQGPAGLVGTPT, from the exons ATG AAGCACACTGAGGAGATCACCAAGATGCGGAATGACTTTGAGAGGCAAGTGCGAG AAATTGAGGCCAAGTATGATAAAAAGATGAAGATGCTTAGGGACGAGCTTGACCTGCAGAGAAAGACTGAGATCCATgaggtggaggagaggaagaatgGCCAGATCAACATGCTGATGCAGCGGCATGAAGAGGCCTTTGCAGACATCAAGAACTACTACAACGACATCACCCTCAACAATCTGGCCCTCATCAACTCCCTCAAG GAACAAATGGAGGACATGCGCAAGAAGGAAGATCACCTCGAGAAGGAGATGATGGAGGTGTCTATGCAGAACAAGCGCCTGGCAGACCCTCTCCAGAAGGCTCGGGATGACATGAACGAAATGCAGAAGAAGCTCAGGAACTATGAgtgggacaagcagattctgatT TGTACAAAAGCCCGTTTGAAGGTCGCTGAGAAAGAGCTGAAGGCCCTACAGTGGGAACATGAGGTGCTGGAGCAGCGGTTCCTCAAG GTGCAGCAGGAGCGGGATGAGCTATATCGGAAATTCACTGCAGCCATCCTGGAGGTACAGCAGAAGGTGGGCTTCAAAAACCTGGTTCTGGAGCGTAAGCTACAGGCGCTGAGTGCTGCTGTGGAGAAGAAAGAGGTGCAGTTCAATGAGGTGCTGGCGGCTTCCAACCTGGACCCCACAGCGCTGACCCTCGTGTCCCGCAAACTGGAG GACGTTCTAGAATCGAAGAACACTACTATCAAGGACTTGCAGTATGAGCTGGCCCGGGTCTGCAAG GCCCACAATGACCTGCTGCGCACCTATGAGGCGAAGCTCCTGGCCTTTGGGATCCCTCTGGACAACGTGGGCTTCAAGCCTCTGGAGACGGCTGTGATTGGGCAGACCCTGGGCCAGGGCCCTGCGGGACTTGTGGGCACACCAACGTAG
- the GAS8 gene encoding dynein regulatory complex subunit 4 isoform X4, translating into MTLREIEAKYDKKMKMLRDELDLQRKTEIHEVEERKNGQINMLMQRHEEAFADIKNYYNDITLNNLALINSLKEQMEDMRKKEDHLEKEMMEVSMQNKRLADPLQKARDDMNEMQKKLRNYEWDKQILICTKARLKVAEKELKALQWEHEVLEQRFLKVQQERDELYRKFTAAILEVQQKVGFKNLVLERKLQALSAAVEKKEVQFNEVLAASNLDPTALTLVSRKLEDVLESKNTTIKDLQYELARVCKAHNDLLRTYEAKLLAFGIPLDNVGFKPLETAVIGQTLGQGPAGLVGTPT; encoded by the exons ATGACTTTGAGAG AAATTGAGGCCAAGTATGATAAAAAGATGAAGATGCTTAGGGACGAGCTTGACCTGCAGAGAAAGACTGAGATCCATgaggtggaggagaggaagaatgGCCAGATCAACATGCTGATGCAGCGGCATGAAGAGGCCTTTGCAGACATCAAGAACTACTACAACGACATCACCCTCAACAATCTGGCCCTCATCAACTCCCTCAAG GAACAAATGGAGGACATGCGCAAGAAGGAAGATCACCTCGAGAAGGAGATGATGGAGGTGTCTATGCAGAACAAGCGCCTGGCAGACCCTCTCCAGAAGGCTCGGGATGACATGAACGAAATGCAGAAGAAGCTCAGGAACTATGAgtgggacaagcagattctgatT TGTACAAAAGCCCGTTTGAAGGTCGCTGAGAAAGAGCTGAAGGCCCTACAGTGGGAACATGAGGTGCTGGAGCAGCGGTTCCTCAAG GTGCAGCAGGAGCGGGATGAGCTATATCGGAAATTCACTGCAGCCATCCTGGAGGTACAGCAGAAGGTGGGCTTCAAAAACCTGGTTCTGGAGCGTAAGCTACAGGCGCTGAGTGCTGCTGTGGAGAAGAAAGAGGTGCAGTTCAATGAGGTGCTGGCGGCTTCCAACCTGGACCCCACAGCGCTGACCCTCGTGTCCCGCAAACTGGAG GACGTTCTAGAATCGAAGAACACTACTATCAAGGACTTGCAGTATGAGCTGGCCCGGGTCTGCAAG GCCCACAATGACCTGCTGCGCACCTATGAGGCGAAGCTCCTGGCCTTTGGGATCCCTCTGGACAACGTGGGCTTCAAGCCTCTGGAGACGGCTGTGATTGGGCAGACCCTGGGCCAGGGCCCTGCGGGACTTGTGGGCACACCAACGTAG
- the GAS8 gene encoding dynein regulatory complex subunit 4 isoform X1 — protein sequence MAPKKKGKKGKTKGTPIVDGLAPEDMSKEQVEEHISRIREELDREREERNYFQLERDKIHTFWEITRRQLEEKKAELRNKDREMEEAEERHQVEIKVYKQKVKHLLYEHQNNLTEMKAEGTVVMKLAQKEHHTQEGILRKDMRALKVELKEQELANEVVVKNLRLKHTEEITKMRNDFERQVREIEAKYDKKMKMLRDELDLQRKTEIHEVEERKNGQINMLMQRHEEAFADIKNYYNDITLNNLALINSLKEQMEDMRKKEDHLEKEMMEVSMQNKRLADPLQKARDDMNEMQKKLRNYEWDKQILICTKARLKVAEKELKALQWEHEVLEQRFLKVQQERDELYRKFTAAILEVQQKVGFKNLVLERKLQALSAAVEKKEVQFNEVLAASNLDPTALTLVSRKLEDVLESKNTTIKDLQYELARVCKAHNDLLRTYEAKLLAFGIPLDNVGFKPLETAVIGQTLGQGPAGLVGTPT from the exons GTGGAGGAGCATATCAGCCGCATCCGCGAGGAGCTGGACCGTGAACGCGAGGAGCGCAACTACTTCCAATTAGAGCGGGACAAGATCCACACCTTCTGGGAGATCACACGGAGGCAGCTGGAGGAGAAGAAGGCTGAGCTGCGCAACAAAGACCGGGAGATGGAGGAGGCTGAGGAGAGGCATCAGGTTGAGATCAAG GTCTACAAGCAGAAGGTGAAACACCTGCTGTACGAGCATCAGAACAACCTGACAGAGATGAAGGCCGAGGGCACCGTGGTCATGAAGCTGGCCCAGAAGGAGCACCACACACAGGAGGGTATACTACGCAAAGATATGCGGGCGCTAAAGGTGGAGCTCAAGGAGCAGGAGTTGGCCAACGAGGTGGTGGTGAAGAACCTGCGGCTG AAGCACACTGAGGAGATCACCAAGATGCGGAATGACTTTGAGAGGCAAGTGCGAG AAATTGAGGCCAAGTATGATAAAAAGATGAAGATGCTTAGGGACGAGCTTGACCTGCAGAGAAAGACTGAGATCCATgaggtggaggagaggaagaatgGCCAGATCAACATGCTGATGCAGCGGCATGAAGAGGCCTTTGCAGACATCAAGAACTACTACAACGACATCACCCTCAACAATCTGGCCCTCATCAACTCCCTCAAG GAACAAATGGAGGACATGCGCAAGAAGGAAGATCACCTCGAGAAGGAGATGATGGAGGTGTCTATGCAGAACAAGCGCCTGGCAGACCCTCTCCAGAAGGCTCGGGATGACATGAACGAAATGCAGAAGAAGCTCAGGAACTATGAgtgggacaagcagattctgatT TGTACAAAAGCCCGTTTGAAGGTCGCTGAGAAAGAGCTGAAGGCCCTACAGTGGGAACATGAGGTGCTGGAGCAGCGGTTCCTCAAG GTGCAGCAGGAGCGGGATGAGCTATATCGGAAATTCACTGCAGCCATCCTGGAGGTACAGCAGAAGGTGGGCTTCAAAAACCTGGTTCTGGAGCGTAAGCTACAGGCGCTGAGTGCTGCTGTGGAGAAGAAAGAGGTGCAGTTCAATGAGGTGCTGGCGGCTTCCAACCTGGACCCCACAGCGCTGACCCTCGTGTCCCGCAAACTGGAG GACGTTCTAGAATCGAAGAACACTACTATCAAGGACTTGCAGTATGAGCTGGCCCGGGTCTGCAAG GCCCACAATGACCTGCTGCGCACCTATGAGGCGAAGCTCCTGGCCTTTGGGATCCCTCTGGACAACGTGGGCTTCAAGCCTCTGGAGACGGCTGTGATTGGGCAGACCCTGGGCCAGGGCCCTGCGGGACTTGTGGGCACACCAACGTAG
- the LOC140630097 gene encoding cadherin-1-like encodes MAGPTCFLLFLSATQLFSQRMPFSEGAPKTPQKLGLGVKDLHGNETLQQGAHTGYQMEVLTFPHARFGLKRQKRDWVVPPLSIPENERGPFPKMVAQVKSNKNKEIQVFYSITGTGADEPPYGVFIMDRETGWLKVTKPLDREKKSHYVLFLHAVSSTGNAVEDTLEIVITVTDRNDNRPEFTQAVFEGSVMERAHPGTSVLQITATDVDDHENTYNAAIVYTILSQDPLVPHSNMFAINRQTGVISVLDPGLDQQSAPAYTLTVQAADLQGEGLSCRAKAVITVTQSNPNPPVFSPTSYTGHVFENKVDAGIVRLYVKDADAAGSPAWKAVFSILNDRGGLFTITTDPETNDGLLKTAKGLDFETTQQYTLYVTVVNEVPLASLSTSTATVTVDVVDVNEAPVFVPPTKMVEMPKDVGVGQEITSYRAQDPDSFQSQKIRYQIWHDPSHRLDINSETGVISTRASLQMEDMKTQTFSAVVIATDNGQPPATGTGTLLLTFSHIDCPGVDSHCLDICQRGPESQDGGGMEQISSPLTTHVLDTASGLPAQGLCLRLSRLEDHGQQWTELKKSYTDSDGRCPGLLPPGPMKAGTYKLSFDTEGYWKKRGQESFYPYVEVVFTIANETHRFHVPLLLSPWSYTTYRGS; translated from the exons ATGGCTGGTCCCACCTGCTTTCTGCTCTTCTTGTCTGCCACCCAG CTTTTTTCCCAGAGGATGCCTTTCAGTGAGGGGGCTCCCAAGACACCTCAAaagctggggttgggggtgaaaGATCTGCATGGCAACGAGACCCTCCAGCAG GGTGCTCACACTGGATACCAGATGGAGGTGCTAACCTTCCCTCATGCCCGCTTCGGTCTCAAGAGGCAAAAGAGAGACTGGGTTGTCCCTCCCCTCTCCATCCCAGAGAATGAAAGAGGGCCATTCCCAAAGATGGTGGCTCAG GTCAAATCTAACAAGAACAAGGAAATCCAGGTTTTCTACAGCATCACTGGCACAGGCGCTGATGAACCTCCTTATGGCGTGTTTATCATGGACAGAGAAACAGGATGGCTGAAGGTGACGAAGCCCctggacagagaaaaaaaatcccactatGTT CTTTTCCTTCATGCTGTGTCTTCAACTGGGAATGCTGTGGAGGATACGTTGGAGATTGTGATCACAGTGACAGACCGGAATGACAACAGACCCGAATTCACCCAGGCGGTCTTTGAGGGGTCTGTGATGGAAAGAGCCCATCCAG GAACATCCGTGCTACAAATCACCGCAACAGATGTGGATGACCATGAGAACACCTACAATGCAGCCATTGTTTACACCATCCTCAGCCAAGATCCCTTGGTACCTCACTCCAACATGTTCGCCATCAACCGGCAAACAGGAGTCATCTCTGTGCTGGATCCTGGGCTGGACCAACAG AGTGCTCCTGCATACACCCTGACAGTCCAAGCTGCTGACCTCCAAGGTGAAGGCTTAAGTTGTAGAGCAAAGGCCGTGATCACAGTCACCCAGAGCAACCCTAACCCTCCCGTCTTCAGCCCCACTTCG TACACGGGCCACGTGTTTGAGAACAAGGTGGATGCAGGGATAGTGAGGCTGTACGTGAaagatgctgatgctgctggctcCCCAGCATGGAAGGCAGTGTTCTCCATCCTCAATGACAGAGGTGGCCTCTTTACTATCACCACGGACCCTGAGACCAATGACGGCCTTTTGAAAACAGCCAAG GGCTTGGATTTTGAGACCACGCAGCAATACACCCTTTATGTTACAGTGGTGAATGAGGTGCCCTTGGCATCTCTTTCCACATCCACAGCCACAGTCACTGTGGACGTGGTTGACGTGAATGAGGCTCCTGTCTTTGTACCCCCGACAAAGATGGTGGAAATGCCCAAGGATGTTGGTGTGGGCCAGGAAATCACATCGTACAGGGCCCAGGACCCAGACAGCTTTCAGTCTCAGAAAATCAG GTACCAGATATGGCACGACCCAAGCCATCGGTTGGACATCAACTCAGAAACAGGTGTCATTTCCACTCGAGCCAGTCTGCAAATGGAGGACATGAAGACCCAAACATTTTCAGCTGTTGTCATAGCTACAGACAATG GCCAGCCTCCTGCCACGGGCACCGGGACACTGCTCCTCACTTTCTCTCACATAGACTGCCCAGGAGTAGACTCACACTGCCTTGACATCtgccagaggggaccagagtctcaGGAT GGCGGAGGCAtggagcagatcagcagcccacTGACCACACATGTGCTGGACACTGCCTCAGGGCTTCCAGCTCAGGGCCTCTGCCTCCGTCTGTCCAGGCTCGAGGACCATGGCCAGCAGTGGACAGAGCTGAAGAAAAG CTACACCGACTCAGATGGCCGCTGCCCAGGGCTCCTGCCTCCAGGCCCGATGAAGGCAGGCACCTACAAGCTGTCCTTTGACACCGAGGGCTACTGGAAGAAGAGAGGGCAGGAGAGCTTCTACCCATATGTGGAG GTTGTTTTTACCATCGCCAACGAGACACACAGGTTCCACGTGCCTCTGCTGCTGAGCCCATGGTCCTACACCACGTATCGAGGGAGCTAG